Proteins encoded together in one Aurantiacibacter aquimixticola window:
- a CDS encoding glycoside hydrolase family 97 protein: MTLLRPALSLATLLLSTTAAAQSVSSPDGRIVATLEADGEGIPAYTVTFDGEPIIERSTIGFNFTDADPMRRNFEVVAQETNSVDTQWEQPWGERRLIDDEHNELAVTFRQRDDDAREMTVRMRVFDDGIGFRTEFPEQASQPVANIAEELTEFRIASDGEAWSIPAGDWNRYEYLYERTPISALGTVHTPVTMVLESGTHISFHEAALVDYSGMWLRRMEGTRFRAQLAPSPRGPKVVREGAFHTPWRTIQIADGPAGLFESAMILNLNEPNALGDVSWVEPHKYIGIWWEMHLDTHSWASGEKHGATTERAREAIDFAAENGFRGVLIEGWNLGWDGNWFGNGREFSFTQAYPDFDIEAVAEYAEDRGVHIIGHHETGGNIDVYERQLDAAMAFYESLGIDAVKSGYVADAGGVIAPDGEGGETFVWHDGQEMVNHHLRVVQEAAEHRIAVNPHEPIKDTGLRRTYPNWVSREGARGAEYDAWAVPKNDPGHVPELIFTRMLSGPFDYTPGVFSLEGRGATEPDLPSTLARQLAFYIAIYSPIQMVADLPENLAAYPRALDFVRRVAVDWEDSRLIEGSVGEYAVIARQVREDDSWFLGGVTDEMPRDVTVSLDFLPADTDYVATVWEDGPAADGLGEDRHDMTVREVRVQRGSTLDLHMGRAGGFAVELVPAGE; encoded by the coding sequence ATGACCCTTCTTCGTCCCGCCCTGTCCCTCGCCACCCTTTTGCTGTCCACCACCGCCGCGGCGCAGAGCGTTTCCTCCCCCGATGGCCGCATCGTCGCCACGCTGGAGGCCGATGGAGAGGGCATTCCGGCTTACACCGTGACATTCGACGGGGAGCCGATCATCGAGCGCTCCACCATCGGGTTCAACTTCACTGATGCCGACCCGATGCGGCGCAATTTCGAGGTCGTCGCGCAGGAGACGAACAGCGTCGATACGCAATGGGAGCAGCCCTGGGGCGAGCGACGGCTGATCGACGACGAGCATAACGAGCTCGCCGTCACCTTCCGCCAGCGCGACGACGACGCGCGCGAGATGACCGTCCGCATGCGGGTGTTCGACGATGGCATCGGCTTCCGCACAGAATTTCCCGAGCAGGCCAGCCAGCCCGTCGCGAATATCGCGGAGGAGCTGACCGAATTCCGCATTGCCAGCGATGGCGAGGCATGGTCGATTCCGGCAGGCGACTGGAATCGCTACGAATATCTCTATGAGCGCACACCGATCAGCGCGCTGGGAACGGTGCACACGCCCGTCACGATGGTGCTGGAGAGCGGCACGCACATCTCCTTCCACGAGGCAGCGCTAGTCGATTATTCCGGCATGTGGCTGCGGCGCATGGAAGGCACACGCTTCCGCGCCCAGCTCGCGCCCAGCCCGCGCGGGCCGAAGGTCGTTCGCGAAGGCGCGTTCCATACACCGTGGCGCACGATTCAGATCGCGGACGGGCCGGCTGGTCTCTTCGAAAGCGCCATGATCCTGAATCTTAACGAGCCCAATGCGCTGGGCGATGTGAGCTGGGTAGAGCCGCACAAGTATATCGGCATCTGGTGGGAAATGCATCTCGACACCCACAGTTGGGCGTCGGGTGAGAAGCATGGCGCAACCACCGAGCGTGCGCGCGAAGCGATCGACTTCGCTGCCGAGAACGGTTTTCGGGGCGTCCTGATCGAAGGCTGGAACTTGGGCTGGGACGGCAATTGGTTCGGCAATGGGCGTGAATTCAGCTTCACCCAGGCCTATCCCGATTTCGATATCGAGGCGGTCGCCGAATACGCCGAAGACCGCGGCGTCCACATCATCGGCCACCACGAAACGGGGGGAAATATCGACGTCTATGAACGCCAGCTCGACGCCGCGATGGCCTTCTACGAGAGCCTGGGCATCGATGCGGTCAAGAGCGGCTATGTCGCCGATGCGGGCGGCGTGATCGCGCCCGATGGCGAGGGCGGAGAGACGTTCGTCTGGCACGATGGGCAGGAAATGGTGAACCATCACCTGCGCGTAGTGCAGGAGGCAGCCGAGCACCGCATCGCAGTCAATCCGCACGAGCCGATCAAGGATACGGGCCTTCGCCGCACCTATCCCAATTGGGTGAGCCGCGAGGGCGCACGTGGGGCGGAATACGATGCGTGGGCAGTACCAAAGAACGATCCGGGCCACGTGCCGGAGCTGATCTTCACCCGCATGCTGTCCGGCCCGTTCGACTACACGCCCGGCGTGTTCTCGCTCGAAGGGCGCGGCGCGACCGAGCCGGACCTGCCATCGACCCTAGCGCGGCAGCTGGCCTTCTACATCGCGATCTATTCGCCGATCCAGATGGTCGCGGACTTGCCGGAGAACCTCGCCGCCTATCCGCGTGCGCTCGATTTCGTGCGCCGCGTAGCGGTCGATTGGGAAGACAGCCGTCTGATCGAAGGGAGCGTTGGAGAATACGCCGTGATCGCGCGGCAGGTGCGAGAGGATGACAGCTGGTTCCTTGGCGGCGTCACCGACGAAATGCCGCGCGATGTCACGGTGTCGCTCGACTTCCTGCCGGCGGATACCGACTATGTCGCGACCGTCTGGGAAGACGGCCCCGCTGCCGATGGCCTTGGCGAGGATCGCCACGACATGACGGTGCGCGAAGTGCGTGTGCAGCGCGGCTCCACTCTCGATCTGCATATGGGCCGCGCAGGCGGCTTCGCGGTCGAACTGGTGCCGGCGGGCGAGTGA
- a CDS encoding alpha/beta hydrolase: MIARLFAALGALLVAACASTGVPAGEGRFVERGPFTVEGLPDQRLTIWLPPGYDDGARRYPVLYMHDGHNLFDPAVSNFNKVWAADKAMLEAAASGVAEPHIIVGMWPPGEDRYRQYLPAFAPEKAEGEVAEAIAELAGGPVVSQRYLEWIADELKPQIDAEFRTLTGPADTAIAGSSMGGIMSCWAIVERPDLFGRAACVSSHWPLIMPEAADARRTEVLGIWSEYLAKNLGTPAGRRIWMDHGTATLDAFYPPYQAAIDEDFRAEGWVEGEDFRSEQYDGAEHEENAWAARLPEIFTWLLAEE, translated from the coding sequence GTGATCGCACGGCTCTTCGCCGCGCTCGGAGCGCTGCTGGTCGCCGCCTGCGCGAGCACCGGCGTTCCAGCGGGTGAGGGGCGCTTCGTGGAACGCGGACCGTTCACGGTCGAGGGACTGCCCGACCAGCGGCTGACGATCTGGCTGCCGCCCGGCTATGACGATGGCGCGCGCCGATATCCGGTGCTCTACATGCATGACGGGCACAACCTCTTCGATCCGGCGGTCAGCAATTTCAACAAGGTCTGGGCTGCGGACAAGGCGATGCTGGAGGCTGCCGCCAGCGGCGTGGCGGAGCCGCATATCATCGTGGGCATGTGGCCGCCGGGCGAAGATCGTTATCGGCAGTATTTGCCCGCTTTTGCGCCCGAAAAGGCGGAAGGGGAGGTTGCGGAAGCAATCGCGGAGCTGGCTGGCGGGCCCGTGGTTTCGCAGCGCTATCTCGAGTGGATCGCTGATGAGTTGAAACCTCAGATCGACGCCGAGTTTCGGACGCTGACCGGACCCGCCGATACCGCCATCGCCGGTTCGAGCATGGGCGGGATCATGTCGTGCTGGGCGATCGTCGAGCGACCGGACCTGTTCGGCCGGGCCGCCTGCGTCAGCTCGCATTGGCCTCTTATCATGCCGGAAGCTGCCGATGCGCGGCGCACGGAGGTCCTCGGCATCTGGAGCGAATATCTCGCCAAAAATCTCGGCACTCCTGCCGGTCGTCGCATCTGGATGGACCACGGCACGGCGACGCTCGATGCCTTCTACCCGCCCTATCAGGCGGCGATCGACGAGGATTTCCGCGCTGAGGGCTGGGTGGAAGGCGAAGACTTCCGTTCGGAGCAATATGACGGTGCAGAGCATGAGGAGAATGCGTGGGCGGCGCGCTTGCCCGAAATCTTCACTTGGCTATTGGCAGAGGAATGA
- a CDS encoding tryptophan halogenase family protein, giving the protein MTEATPPHIVVLGGGSAGWITACLLHHRWRARGGRVTVVESPDIGIIGVGEGSTPQLKAMFDHLGIAEAEWMAACDATYKLGIRFTGWSEREGFDSYFHPFPGPVDLHSEPSFTHNCMLARRGFTVPAHPDDWFLATTLAETGRAPHPGENFPFAPSYGYHFDAYKLGAFLRDWAVARGVEHLSLKVEQVELAGVGEVAALLCEGGKRVNGDLFVDCSGFRALIAGEALGGEFLSFAANLFADRAVVAPTPRVETFRPQTEAVAMSNGWRWRIPLTTRTGNGYVYSSRYISDEDAAAELFAAVGLSPDEVAPRFLQMKVGRMANSWRGNCLAAGLAQGFIEPLEATALHIVIATALEFAEAFEQGGYTPQHRDTFNRNIAARYEAIRDYIVGHYRLNQRSDTQFWRDNAANQNLSDGLKAMFTAWFTHQDIADANAKNYKVQAYAPMSWHALFAGYGTFPPPTKMQPLPPGGSAADPAITQQMLAACATNFPKVDW; this is encoded by the coding sequence ATGACCGAGGCCACGCCGCCGCATATCGTAGTCCTCGGCGGTGGCAGCGCCGGATGGATCACCGCCTGCCTGCTCCACCACCGCTGGCGCGCGCGGGGTGGGCGGGTGACGGTGGTCGAAAGTCCGGACATCGGCATCATCGGCGTGGGCGAGGGATCGACCCCGCAACTCAAGGCCATGTTCGACCATCTCGGCATCGCCGAGGCGGAATGGATGGCAGCCTGCGATGCCACCTACAAGCTGGGCATCCGGTTTACGGGCTGGAGCGAGCGCGAAGGCTTCGACAGCTATTTCCATCCGTTCCCCGGCCCGGTGGACCTGCATTCCGAGCCAAGCTTCACGCATAATTGCATGCTCGCGCGCCGCGGCTTCACCGTGCCTGCGCATCCCGATGACTGGTTCCTTGCGACCACTTTGGCCGAGACTGGACGGGCGCCGCATCCTGGCGAGAACTTCCCGTTCGCGCCAAGCTATGGCTACCATTTCGATGCCTACAAACTGGGCGCGTTCCTGCGCGACTGGGCAGTGGCGCGCGGGGTCGAGCATCTCTCGCTCAAGGTCGAGCAGGTCGAGCTGGCAGGGGTGGGCGAAGTGGCCGCGCTGCTTTGCGAAGGGGGAAAGCGCGTAAACGGCGACCTCTTCGTCGATTGTTCAGGCTTTCGCGCGCTGATCGCGGGCGAGGCATTGGGTGGCGAGTTCCTGAGTTTCGCCGCAAACCTCTTCGCCGATCGAGCCGTGGTGGCACCCACCCCGCGCGTCGAAACCTTCCGCCCACAGACCGAGGCGGTGGCCATGTCGAATGGCTGGCGCTGGCGCATCCCGCTCACCACGCGCACCGGCAATGGCTACGTCTATTCCTCGCGCTATATCTCGGACGAGGATGCTGCTGCGGAACTGTTCGCGGCGGTCGGTCTGTCACCGGACGAGGTGGCACCGCGCTTCCTGCAGATGAAAGTGGGGCGCATGGCAAACAGCTGGCGCGGCAATTGCCTTGCCGCGGGGCTGGCGCAGGGCTTCATAGAGCCGCTCGAAGCGACTGCGCTCCATATCGTCATCGCCACTGCGCTGGAATTCGCCGAAGCGTTCGAGCAGGGTGGGTACACCCCGCAGCATCGGGACACGTTCAATCGCAATATCGCCGCCCGATACGAAGCGATCCGCGATTACATCGTCGGCCATTATCGGCTGAACCAGCGCAGCGATACGCAGTTCTGGCGCGACAATGCGGCCAACCAGAACCTCTCCGACGGGCTGAAGGCGATGTTCACCGCGTGGTTCACGCATCAGGATATCGCCGACGCCAATGCGAAGAATTACAAGGTGCAGGCCTATGCGCCGATGAGCTGGCACGCGCTATTCGCAGGTTACGGCACCTTTCCTCCGCCCACGAAGATGCAGCCGCTGCCGCCCGGTGGCAGTGCGGCCGATCCGGCCATCACGCAGCAGATGTTGGCTGCCTGCGCCACCAATTTCCCGAAGGTCGATTGGTAG
- a CDS encoding amidohydrolase family protein: protein MLRTFSLLAASSLLALASTAQAQVQPPADQAQPPEETEVTEDENTRVAPPADPAPGQSAETAQVANADPAIDSGDWDVNNPPGVGVTQVPISVDEGTWMDVDVSPDGRMVAFSLLGDIYTMPITGGTPTRIAEGLAWEVQPRFSPDGSRIAFTSDRGGGDNIWLMNADGTDKRQLTDEDFRLLNQPTWSPDGQFIAAKKHFTTGRSLGTGEVWLYHISGGGGVQLVERPNEQHQKELGEPTYAPDGSAIYYTRNVTPGGTFIYAQDSNSELFNIERYDIETGEITTAVGGLGGAVRPAPSPDGTMIAFVQRENINSGLYVRDIATGEERRIYDDLDRDVQETWAVTGVYPNMDWTPDSRSIVFWAGGKIRRIDADGSNLAEIPFAVSDTRGILPAPHPRIPVASDTVDVTMPRFAEVSPDGRTVVFESLGRLYTMPAGGGAMRRLTSDGEDARELFPSWSRDGERIVYVRWTDAGLGQIRTTAPNGRNDRAVTSQPGHYARPEFSPDGRTIVFEKGEGGYLTAPEYSDNSGVYRMSADGGAMTLVSREHARPHFGAANDRIYMTGSEGGSQVLVSTDLNGEAVRTHATGELVTSYHVSPTGRHVAFTENYDAFAMPLMPGGQTVSVSGSANALPVVEVSDSGADFVHWASGGERLHWSLGPTLYTAATSQLLPSAPPAEGEDRAGYVQPTNGVSMLRRVAADQHEGMLAITGARIVTMASEDGGIIENGTVLVNGDTIAAIGPASQISIPPGTPTIDGSGRTVVPGFVDAHAHGPVDADGVVPQQNWSLQQVLALGTTTIHDPSSDSPFFVAEDMQRTGQLLAPRMFSTGRIIYGARNPYAYAQIDSLEDALDHVRRLRAEGAPSVKNYNQPRRDQRQMVVEAARRENMLVVAEGGSLYGMDLNLVADGNSTLEHNLPVEYIYEDVLQFMEAADTNYTPTLVVGYGGLAGDPYWRQATDVFAQPLLMAHTPPRILRAQNARRTTAPEGDFVDDDIAREAAKLAERGVEVSIGGHGQQAGIDAHWEMWSFARGGMTPLQVLEAATIAPARSLGMDAEIGSLEVGKLADMVILTGNPLENIRNTETVQTVVLGGRAYDAATLNEVVTGNTRRAPYWWED, encoded by the coding sequence ATGCTCCGCACTTTCTCGCTTCTCGCCGCCTCCAGTCTCCTCGCGCTCGCCAGCACGGCGCAAGCGCAGGTCCAGCCGCCCGCCGATCAGGCGCAGCCGCCGGAAGAGACGGAGGTGACCGAGGACGAGAACACCCGCGTTGCCCCACCCGCTGATCCGGCACCGGGGCAGTCGGCCGAAACCGCACAGGTCGCCAATGCCGATCCGGCCATCGACAGCGGCGACTGGGATGTGAACAATCCGCCCGGCGTTGGGGTAACGCAGGTGCCGATCAGCGTGGACGAGGGCACGTGGATGGATGTCGACGTCTCGCCCGACGGGCGCATGGTCGCATTCTCGCTGCTCGGCGATATCTACACCATGCCAATCACCGGCGGCACGCCGACGCGCATTGCCGAAGGGCTGGCCTGGGAAGTGCAACCGCGCTTCTCCCCCGATGGCAGCCGGATCGCCTTCACCTCGGACCGTGGCGGTGGCGACAATATCTGGCTGATGAATGCCGACGGCACGGACAAGCGCCAGCTGACTGATGAGGATTTCCGACTGCTCAATCAGCCGACCTGGTCACCGGACGGTCAGTTCATCGCGGCAAAGAAGCATTTCACGACCGGTCGCAGCCTCGGCACAGGCGAGGTGTGGCTCTACCACATCAGCGGCGGTGGCGGTGTGCAGCTGGTCGAGCGCCCGAACGAGCAGCACCAGAAGGAGCTGGGCGAACCGACTTACGCGCCCGATGGCAGCGCCATCTACTACACCCGCAACGTCACGCCCGGCGGCACCTTTATCTATGCGCAGGACTCCAATAGCGAGCTATTCAATATCGAGCGCTACGACATAGAGACCGGAGAAATCACCACAGCAGTCGGCGGACTTGGAGGCGCGGTGCGTCCGGCGCCCTCGCCGGACGGCACGATGATCGCTTTCGTGCAGCGCGAGAACATCAATTCCGGCCTTTACGTGCGCGATATTGCGACCGGTGAGGAACGGCGCATCTATGACGATCTGGATCGCGACGTGCAGGAGACCTGGGCCGTCACCGGCGTCTATCCCAATATGGATTGGACGCCCGACAGCCGCTCCATCGTTTTCTGGGCAGGCGGCAAGATCCGGCGCATCGATGCGGACGGCTCAAACCTTGCGGAAATCCCCTTTGCGGTTAGCGATACGCGCGGTATCCTGCCTGCGCCGCATCCACGCATTCCGGTGGCGAGCGACACGGTGGATGTCACCATGCCGCGGTTCGCCGAAGTGTCCCCGGATGGGCGCACGGTCGTTTTCGAAAGCCTCGGCCGTCTCTACACCATGCCCGCAGGCGGCGGCGCAATGCGGCGTCTAACCAGCGACGGCGAGGATGCGCGCGAGCTCTTTCCCAGCTGGTCCCGCGATGGTGAGCGCATCGTCTATGTTCGCTGGACCGATGCCGGGCTCGGCCAGATCCGCACCACCGCGCCGAACGGGCGGAACGATCGCGCAGTGACCAGTCAGCCGGGCCATTACGCTCGCCCCGAATTCTCTCCCGATGGCCGCACCATCGTGTTCGAGAAGGGCGAGGGCGGCTATCTGACTGCGCCGGAATATAGCGACAATTCAGGCGTTTACCGCATGTCTGCCGATGGCGGCGCGATGACGCTGGTGAGCCGCGAGCATGCCCGCCCGCATTTCGGCGCGGCGAATGATCGCATCTACATGACGGGCAGCGAGGGCGGCTCGCAGGTCCTCGTTTCGACCGACCTGAATGGCGAGGCTGTGCGCACCCATGCGACCGGCGAATTGGTCACCAGTTACCACGTGTCGCCCACCGGTCGCCACGTTGCGTTCACCGAGAATTACGACGCCTTCGCCATGCCGCTCATGCCCGGCGGGCAGACGGTGAGCGTATCGGGTTCGGCCAATGCGCTACCGGTGGTCGAGGTTTCGGACTCAGGAGCCGATTTCGTGCACTGGGCGAGCGGCGGGGAGCGACTGCACTGGTCGCTGGGTCCGACGCTCTACACCGCCGCAACATCGCAGCTTCTCCCTTCCGCGCCACCGGCCGAGGGCGAGGATCGCGCGGGCTATGTCCAGCCCACCAACGGCGTTTCCATGCTGCGCCGCGTCGCTGCCGATCAGCATGAGGGCATGCTCGCCATCACCGGTGCGCGCATTGTTACGATGGCGAGCGAGGATGGCGGCATCATCGAGAATGGCACGGTGCTGGTGAATGGCGACACCATCGCCGCCATCGGCCCAGCCTCGCAGATCAGCATCCCGCCTGGCACGCCGACCATCGATGGGAGCGGGCGAACCGTGGTCCCCGGTTTCGTCGACGCCCATGCGCACGGCCCGGTTGATGCCGATGGCGTCGTTCCGCAGCAGAATTGGAGCCTGCAGCAAGTTCTCGCGCTTGGCACGACGACCATCCACGATCCCTCCAGCGACAGCCCGTTTTTCGTGGCCGAGGACATGCAGCGCACGGGCCAGCTGCTCGCGCCGCGCATGTTCTCGACCGGGCGCATCATCTACGGGGCGCGCAATCCCTACGCCTATGCGCAGATCGACAGTCTCGAAGATGCACTCGATCACGTCCGCCGCCTGCGCGCGGAAGGTGCGCCCAGCGTCAAGAATTACAACCAGCCACGGCGCGATCAGCGGCAGATGGTGGTGGAAGCCGCACGGCGCGAAAACATGCTCGTCGTGGCCGAGGGCGGCTCGCTCTACGGCATGGATCTGAACCTCGTTGCCGACGGCAATTCGACCCTCGAGCACAATCTGCCTGTCGAGTATATCTACGAAGACGTCCTGCAGTTCATGGAAGCGGCGGACACGAATTACACGCCGACGCTGGTGGTGGGATATGGCGGCCTGGCAGGCGATCCGTATTGGCGGCAGGCGACCGATGTCTTCGCGCAGCCGCTGCTGATGGCGCACACGCCGCCGCGTATCCTGCGCGCGCAGAACGCCCGCCGTACAACCGCGCCCGAAGGCGATTTCGTCGATGACGATATCGCGCGCGAGGCCGCCAAACTGGCCGAGCGCGGTGTGGAGGTTTCCATCGGCGGCCACGGCCAGCAGGCGGGGATCGACGCGCATTGGGAAATGTGGAGCTTCGCGCGTGGCGGCATGACGCCGCTGCAAGTGCTCGAAGCCGCGACCATCGCCC